The following are encoded in a window of Haloarcula halophila genomic DNA:
- a CDS encoding GNAT family N-acetyltransferase, translated as MRSRVLSGASIQEWYKYYDSLSSGGAYHNPAYLDLLAGNFESPDEQIELFVLEDGDDYVYYPYFRRSLAYASVTSDEYDLSNFSDIVSSWYYGGPLLSSNNCESLVEEFVDSFSDYCDRENIVSEFVRFDPNLCNHEVFDDLSSVCNRQTVYVDLTKSTKTLWDEFEKRNRNAIRQAQEAPIQIMPATETFHYESLYRIYREAMEARGASKHYEFSDRFFDQLRELELSEYMIALYEGEVIGGSIVVYEDGVAHDYLRASDPKYWDMRVNNLLCYETMMEMRDRGVTRFDFQGGRPGVFKFKKAFSPDRGEFHISRRTHNQEVYDHLSARARQQGIDTDSNYFPAYRRDLSN; from the coding sequence ATGCGTAGCCGTGTACTCTCGGGTGCTTCTATTCAGGAATGGTACAAATATTATGATTCGCTTTCCAGTGGTGGAGCGTATCACAATCCAGCATATCTTGACCTTCTCGCCGGGAATTTTGAATCCCCCGATGAACAGATCGAACTGTTTGTGCTAGAGGACGGTGATGATTACGTGTACTATCCATACTTTCGTCGGTCGTTAGCCTATGCTTCTGTCACCTCAGACGAGTACGATTTGTCCAACTTCTCTGATATCGTGTCTTCGTGGTACTATGGCGGCCCGCTCCTCTCGTCGAACAACTGTGAATCTCTGGTTGAGGAATTTGTAGACTCGTTTTCCGACTATTGTGACCGAGAAAACATCGTCAGTGAATTCGTTCGGTTCGACCCAAATCTGTGTAATCACGAGGTGTTCGACGACCTCTCGTCAGTTTGTAATCGCCAAACGGTCTATGTCGACCTGACCAAGTCGACCAAGACGCTGTGGGACGAATTCGAAAAGCGAAATCGGAATGCGATCCGTCAAGCACAGGAGGCTCCAATACAGATCATGCCCGCGACAGAGACTTTTCACTACGAATCACTCTATCGTATCTATCGTGAGGCGATGGAAGCGAGAGGTGCCTCGAAGCATTATGAGTTCTCAGATAGATTTTTTGACCAATTGCGCGAGCTTGAGCTCTCTGAATATATGATTGCGCTATACGAGGGTGAAGTTATTGGCGGATCGATTGTGGTCTACGAAGACGGTGTCGCTCATGATTATCTGCGTGCGTCCGATCCCAAATACTGGGATATGCGAGTGAACAATTTGCTTTGTTACGAGACGATGATGGAGATGCGTGACCGAGGTGTAACACGGTTCGATTTCCAGGGTGGGAGACCTGGTGTATTCAAATTCAAAAAAGCGTTCTCCCCTGACCGGGGTGAGTTCCATATCAGCCGTAGAACACACAATCAGGAGGTGTATGACCATCTTTCTGCTCGAGCCAGGCAACAGGGTATCGACACAGATTCGAATTATTTTCCAGCATACCGCCGGGATTTGAGCAACTGA
- a CDS encoding class I SAM-dependent methyltransferase yields MGNEGHVSFWKSHFDQQVEQYTAEHEILDFSNEKTMKQIHDITVNIAQSCLEDGDTVVDVGCGTGRTLALLVETSDFSTLRIIAVDISAGLLQQAQDALERVVPETTATRVLQSSILSLGIRDEGASVLICTEVLQYANPREGLKQLVDATQAHGTVVFSLPNVHNETIQRVVERNSGRYNSDDIGSIIRDLEQCTSIASCTLFPLEFQDEGSEQPYFDPIPLSLDEYTPDSGPNRYIVKLEL; encoded by the coding sequence ATGGGAAATGAAGGCCATGTCTCCTTTTGGAAATCTCACTTCGATCAGCAGGTAGAACAATATACTGCTGAGCATGAGATACTGGACTTCTCGAACGAAAAGACGATGAAGCAGATCCATGACATCACCGTGAACATAGCCCAGTCGTGTCTCGAAGATGGAGATACAGTCGTCGACGTGGGCTGTGGGACAGGCAGAACTCTCGCTTTGCTCGTCGAAACATCTGATTTCTCCACCCTCCGAATTATTGCAGTGGATATCTCGGCAGGCTTGCTCCAGCAGGCACAGGACGCCCTCGAACGGGTCGTCCCAGAGACGACTGCGACGCGAGTTCTCCAATCAAGCATACTGTCACTTGGGATCAGGGATGAAGGTGCATCTGTGTTGATCTGTACCGAGGTATTACAATACGCGAATCCTCGCGAGGGGCTCAAACAACTGGTTGATGCGACGCAAGCGCACGGGACAGTCGTGTTTTCGCTCCCAAACGTCCACAACGAGACCATCCAGCGAGTCGTCGAGCGCAACAGTGGACGGTATAATTCGGACGATATTGGGAGCATCATCCGCGACCTGGAACAGTGCACTTCCATCGCTTCGTGCACACTGTTCCCGCTAGAATTTCAGGACGAGGGGTCCGAGCAACCATATTTCGACCCAATCCCACTCTCACTTGATGAGTATACACCCGATTCAGGACCGAACCGATACATCGTCAAACTTGAATTGTAG
- a CDS encoding DegT/DnrJ/EryC1/StrS family aminotransferase encodes MDERVTVAEPIIGEEERENVDHVLDSGRFLQGPYVKAFEDKWADFVGVDHAVAVTNGTTAIQLALNALGLQPGDEVIVPSLTFGSTATAVVHQAGVPVFADIDAETYTLDHTDLERCLSDRTEAILPVHLYGHPAEMDEIVSFARKHDLAVVEDAAQAHGARYRGSVVGSIGDVGCFSFYATKNITTGEGGIVTTDDTDLAERIRLLRSHGMETRDNHIDLGYNYRMSELNGAIGTEQIDRLSGFNQRRRAISERLFDELADVEWLTPATVRPYVEHAYFWAPFEIDTDAIGKTGKDVWRDLDERGVETRHRYTEPLYKQPVFQEHRGFNSDFPWSENPRDHAYDLELETVEQVAGNMIGLPNHPSLTDEEVARVVSVVQEYGT; translated from the coding sequence ATGGACGAACGGGTAACTGTCGCCGAACCGATTATTGGCGAGGAAGAACGCGAGAACGTTGACCACGTTCTCGACAGCGGACGGTTTCTACAGGGGCCGTACGTCAAGGCGTTCGAAGACAAGTGGGCGGATTTCGTCGGCGTCGACCACGCGGTCGCCGTGACCAACGGCACGACGGCGATCCAGCTAGCGCTGAACGCGCTGGGTCTACAACCTGGGGACGAGGTGATCGTCCCCAGTCTCACGTTCGGGTCGACAGCGACTGCCGTCGTCCATCAGGCAGGGGTCCCTGTCTTCGCCGATATCGACGCCGAAACGTATACCCTGGATCACACCGATCTGGAACGGTGTCTCTCCGACCGAACTGAAGCCATCCTCCCGGTGCATCTATATGGCCATCCTGCGGAGATGGATGAAATTGTCTCGTTCGCCAGGAAGCACGATCTCGCTGTTGTCGAGGACGCTGCACAGGCACACGGCGCTCGATACAGGGGTTCGGTCGTGGGTAGTATCGGTGATGTCGGCTGTTTCTCATTCTATGCGACGAAGAACATCACCACTGGCGAAGGGGGGATCGTGACGACTGACGACACTGATCTCGCCGAGCGAATTCGTCTCCTTCGTAGCCACGGGATGGAGACCCGGGATAACCACATCGATTTGGGCTATAACTATCGAATGAGCGAACTCAATGGGGCAATCGGGACCGAACAGATAGACCGTCTCTCCGGCTTCAATCAGCGTCGGCGAGCAATCTCCGAACGGCTGTTCGACGAACTCGCGGATGTAGAGTGGTTGACTCCCGCAACAGTCCGTCCTTACGTTGAACACGCCTACTTCTGGGCACCGTTCGAAATCGACACCGACGCCATCGGGAAGACCGGAAAAGATGTCTGGCGTGACCTTGACGAGCGCGGTGTCGAGACTCGCCACCGATACACCGAACCACTCTACAAACAGCCGGTCTTCCAGGAACATCGCGGCTTCAACAGCGACTTTCCCTGGAGCGAGAATCCACGCGACCACGCGTACGACTTGGAGCTAGAGACGGTCGAACAGGTCGCCGGCAATATGATCGGACTCCCGAATCACCCGAGCCTTACGGACGAGGAGGTCGCCCGTGTCGTCTCGGTCGTTCAGGAGTATGGAACATGA
- a CDS encoding class I SAM-dependent methyltransferase has translation MASDGFSEEWDSLWEMAHSYGKWPWTDVVALVNEYCSLGELRVLELGCGPGTNIPFFQTHDADYYAVEGSDHAARIARNRFPRYADQIAVADFTESIPFDGPFDLVLDRASLTANSTERIEQCLSMVTDRLRSDGHLICIDLYATDDLNYDSDGNGPDEYTRRGFEDGRFEGMGKIHFFDEDHLQETFDAFEPLHLTHTTEQLKIPQQEQRAQWTFVGTPVTE, from the coding sequence ATGGCCAGTGACGGATTTTCCGAGGAATGGGACTCTCTCTGGGAAATGGCACACTCCTACGGGAAGTGGCCGTGGACGGACGTCGTCGCGCTCGTCAACGAATACTGCTCTCTCGGGGAGTTGCGGGTGCTCGAACTTGGTTGTGGACCGGGGACTAACATCCCATTTTTCCAGACACACGACGCCGACTACTACGCCGTCGAGGGAAGTGACCACGCTGCTCGAATCGCCCGGAATCGGTTTCCGAGGTACGCTGACCAGATCGCTGTTGCCGATTTCACCGAGTCGATCCCGTTCGATGGCCCGTTCGATCTGGTACTCGACAGGGCCTCACTCACCGCGAACTCGACCGAACGGATCGAACAGTGTCTCTCGATGGTCACCGATCGCCTTCGATCCGATGGCCATCTCATCTGTATCGATCTCTACGCCACGGACGACCTGAACTACGACTCGGACGGGAACGGTCCCGACGAGTACACGCGACGTGGATTCGAGGACGGGCGGTTCGAGGGCATGGGTAAAATTCACTTCTTCGACGAGGACCATCTGCAAGAGACCTTCGACGCGTTCGAGCCACTACATTTGACTCATACCACTGAACAACTCAAGATTCCTCAACAGGAGCAACGCGCTCAGTGGACGTTCGTCGGAACACCGGTCACAGAGTGA
- a CDS encoding sulfatase-like hydrolase/transferase → MRNVILVCLDAVRKDYFEEFAPLVNKRADTVYHQARAASCWTVPSHGSMFTATLPHEHGVHTHPPQFSKINRTETFLDNFSKHTRIGVSPNAYLSSTYDFDSLFDEFFEVSTNDFQFDDALSPADLNLAETGTFGYITAALRDANPVRSLANGILTKLSIYDHLFVDRPWRQIRDAGTKTTLSVAQDYLDTHESLDEPVFMYLNLMEAHSPTVQRGYDTSLYSVPPSRPGAEETPESGNYGISHNTGEYRQFLQNQRELYRAAIDYLDRHLTAWIDEVQSATDNETTIVVTADHGENLGFEEDNDIIGHITSLTEGVLHVPLVIVNPPDGYPKEVSTLTSNIEIGSLITALAKDERYCFSDDPVVAEVIGRAGSIPISENLTYWDRLIRCIYHDNEKIVWDSIGTVKRYNFSPTDACNQTFVETDETFPDAEEHRFQTSILEAKRMAVKQELENTTDSIKELSKQQLRNLGYL, encoded by the coding sequence ATGAGAAATGTCATTCTCGTCTGTCTAGACGCCGTCCGAAAGGATTATTTTGAGGAATTCGCACCTCTGGTGAATAAACGCGCGGATACTGTCTACCACCAGGCTCGAGCCGCCAGCTGCTGGACAGTACCGAGCCATGGGAGTATGTTCACAGCGACTCTCCCACACGAACACGGGGTACACACCCATCCACCACAATTCTCGAAAATCAACCGTACTGAGACTTTTCTTGATAATTTCAGTAAACATACACGAATCGGTGTCAGTCCGAACGCCTATTTGAGTAGCACGTATGATTTTGATTCGCTATTCGACGAGTTCTTCGAAGTATCAACTAACGATTTTCAATTCGACGATGCTCTGTCGCCGGCCGATCTCAATCTCGCCGAAACAGGCACTTTCGGTTATATTACTGCAGCATTACGTGATGCTAATCCGGTTCGCAGTCTAGCGAATGGTATTCTTACGAAACTATCAATCTACGATCATTTATTTGTTGATCGTCCATGGCGGCAGATCAGAGACGCAGGGACGAAGACGACGCTCTCGGTCGCGCAAGACTATCTTGATACCCACGAATCATTGGATGAGCCAGTGTTTATGTATCTGAACTTGATGGAGGCCCACTCACCGACAGTCCAGCGGGGGTACGATACTAGCCTCTACTCGGTTCCACCATCTCGCCCTGGTGCCGAAGAAACTCCTGAATCAGGCAACTATGGGATTAGCCATAATACCGGAGAGTACAGACAGTTCTTACAGAATCAGCGTGAGCTGTATCGCGCCGCAATTGATTATCTCGACCGACATCTCACCGCCTGGATAGACGAAGTCCAGTCAGCGACCGACAATGAGACGACTATCGTCGTGACAGCTGATCATGGCGAGAATCTCGGGTTTGAGGAAGATAATGATATTATCGGACACATAACCAGTCTCACCGAAGGTGTACTCCACGTACCGCTCGTCATTGTCAATCCCCCCGACGGATACCCCAAAGAGGTCAGTACCTTGACGAGTAACATTGAAATTGGTTCGTTGATCACGGCACTTGCCAAGGACGAGCGGTACTGTTTCAGTGATGATCCAGTAGTTGCTGAAGTGATTGGGCGAGCGGGTTCAATACCTATTTCAGAGAACCTCACATACTGGGATCGCCTAATCCGATGTATTTATCATGACAACGAAAAAATTGTCTGGGACAGCATCGGGACAGTAAAACGGTATAATTTTAGCCCGACCGATGCGTGTAATCAGACGTTCGTTGAAACCGACGAGACGTTTCCCGATGCAGAAGAACACCGTTTTCAGACGAGTATTCTGGAAGCAAAACGGATGGCGGTAAAACAGGAACTTGAAAACACTACCGACAGTATCAAAGAGTTATCTAAACAACAACTTCGAAATTTAGGATATCTGTAA
- a CDS encoding SDR family oxidoreductase has product MKILVIGGSGLVGWFFVESCVAEGLDVAYTVHTNAVEHKGVPVYTVDIRNAEETASVIKDIDPDIVFHTAGISDADQCERYPDQSHEINVDGTTYIADACEVQGIPLVFVSTSMVFDGSEDSYTEDDTRSPKTTYGEQKVACEDIVRDTTVDSTVIRIDQPYCWPMEWHTGTFVSWTYTHLLAENPFPVFTDWYNTPVFMDDLTDAVMTVIRTGSTGTYHIVGSEFVSRYEWARQIANALGYDPDLIRRGHSEGAGLPADRPAVNLSNERIKGSLNVEFRSISEALSVLASRRQIKNLSTEGHMHR; this is encoded by the coding sequence ATGAAGATACTCGTTATAGGTGGATCAGGTCTTGTCGGCTGGTTCTTCGTTGAGTCGTGCGTTGCAGAGGGACTCGATGTCGCCTATACGGTTCATACGAATGCCGTCGAACACAAGGGCGTACCAGTCTACACGGTAGATATCCGAAATGCCGAAGAGACAGCCTCCGTTATCAAGGATATAGATCCAGATATTGTTTTTCACACTGCAGGGATATCTGATGCAGATCAGTGTGAGCGCTATCCGGACCAATCGCATGAAATCAATGTTGACGGGACTACATATATTGCAGACGCTTGTGAGGTACAGGGAATCCCACTAGTGTTCGTCTCCACGAGTATGGTATTTGATGGTTCTGAGGACAGCTACACCGAAGACGATACGCGAAGTCCGAAAACCACGTATGGCGAACAGAAGGTTGCTTGTGAAGACATCGTCCGAGATACGACGGTTGATTCGACAGTTATCAGAATCGATCAACCGTATTGCTGGCCAATGGAATGGCATACCGGAACATTCGTATCGTGGACCTATACCCACCTCTTAGCGGAAAACCCGTTTCCCGTGTTCACCGACTGGTACAATACTCCGGTGTTCATGGACGATCTTACCGATGCTGTCATGACGGTGATTAGGACGGGATCCACAGGGACGTACCATATTGTCGGTTCAGAGTTTGTCTCCCGATATGAATGGGCACGTCAGATAGCGAACGCTCTTGGATATGATCCGGACCTCATTCGACGCGGACACTCGGAAGGAGCGGGCCTCCCTGCCGATCGTCCTGCTGTCAACCTCAGCAACGAACGGATCAAGGGCTCTCTGAATGTAGAGTTTCGATCAATCTCGGAAGCGCTCTCTGTGCTCGCATCCCGCCGTCAGATCAAGAATCTCTCTACCGAGGGGCATATGCACCGATAG